Proteins encoded together in one Nostoc sp. PCC 7524 window:
- the ftsZ gene encoding cell division protein FtsZ — translation MTLDNNQELTYKNSQSLGQPSLSLAVNSTNPFNHSGLNFGQNHDNKKIITENSRIGEIVPGRVANIKVIGVGGGGGNAVNRMIESDVSGVEFWSINTDAQALTLAGAPSRLQIGQKLTRGLGAGGNPAIGQKAAEESRDEIATALEGADLVFITAGMGGGTGTGAAPIVAEVAKEMGALTVGVVTRPFVFEGRRRTSQAEQGIEGLKSRVDTLIIIPNNKLLEVIPEQTPVQEAFRYADDVLRQGVQGISDIITIPGLVNVDFADVRAVMADAGSALMGIGVSSGKSRAREAAIAAISSPLLECSIEGARGVVFNITGGSDLTLHEVNAAAETIYEVVDPNANIIFGAVIDDRLQGEVRITVIATGFTGEIQAAPQQNAASARVVPPPSKRTPLQQPAANQPAPSPIPEPKEKTGLDIPDFLRNRRPRN, via the coding sequence ATGACACTTGATAATAACCAAGAGCTTACCTATAAAAATTCCCAATCTTTGGGGCAGCCGAGCCTCTCACTAGCAGTTAACTCAACTAACCCCTTTAATCACTCTGGGCTGAATTTTGGACAAAACCACGATAATAAGAAGATTATTACGGAAAATAGCCGCATTGGCGAGATTGTCCCAGGACGAGTTGCTAACATCAAAGTTATCGGTGTCGGTGGCGGCGGTGGAAATGCGGTGAACCGCATGATTGAGTCTGATGTTTCTGGGGTAGAGTTTTGGTCAATTAACACTGATGCTCAAGCTTTAACTTTGGCAGGCGCTCCCAGTCGCTTACAAATTGGGCAGAAGTTGACACGAGGCTTAGGGGCTGGTGGTAATCCTGCTATTGGTCAAAAAGCAGCAGAAGAATCCAGAGATGAAATTGCTACAGCTCTGGAGGGTGCTGATTTGGTGTTTATTACTGCTGGTATGGGAGGCGGTACTGGTACAGGTGCAGCCCCAATTGTCGCAGAAGTCGCTAAAGAGATGGGCGCTCTGACAGTGGGTGTGGTGACACGTCCTTTTGTCTTTGAAGGTCGTCGTCGCACCAGTCAAGCAGAGCAAGGTATTGAAGGGCTAAAAAGCCGGGTTGATACTCTGATCATCATCCCTAATAATAAATTGCTAGAAGTTATCCCTGAGCAAACACCTGTGCAAGAAGCTTTTCGCTATGCAGATGATGTGTTACGCCAAGGTGTGCAAGGAATTTCAGATATTATTACGATTCCTGGTTTGGTAAACGTAGACTTTGCTGATGTGCGGGCTGTTATGGCAGATGCAGGTTCGGCATTGATGGGAATTGGTGTGAGTTCCGGAAAATCCAGAGCCAGAGAAGCCGCGATCGCCGCTATCTCCTCACCATTGCTAGAATGTTCTATCGAAGGCGCTAGAGGGGTTGTATTTAATATTACAGGTGGTAGTGACCTCACCCTACATGAAGTCAATGCCGCCGCAGAAACTATCTATGAAGTAGTTGATCCCAACGCTAATATTATTTTTGGCGCTGTAATTGATGACAGACTGCAAGGTGAGGTAAGAATTACCGTCATTGCTACTGGTTTTACCGGCGAAATTCAAGCAGCGCCCCAGCAGAATGCGGCCAGTGCGCGTGTAGTACCTCCGCCATCGAAACGCACACCCTTACAACAACCAGCAGCTAATCAACCAGCACCATCTCCTATTCCTGAACCAAAAGAAAAAACTGGATTGGATATTCCTGATTTTCTCAGAAATCGGCGACCACGGAATTGA
- the gshB gene encoding glutathione synthase encodes MKLAFIIDPIHQLDPCHDTSVALMEAAQILGHEIWITQSNWLSVVEGKAWAILQQVELDPIQLVDGRWIAANPWYQLSQRSFLSLESMDAVFMRTDPPVNDAYLYATYILDYIDQNKTLVINSPSGIRAANEKMYALQFTNAIPETIVSADKQLIRQFVEAKGATVLKPLGNKAGEGILFLQSGDRNFNSIVELSTYQGRLPVMVQTYLPEAKEGDKRIILLNSEPIGALNRLSSGSDFRNNMATGGTVAQTEITPREYEICTQLAEKLRQDGLIFVGIDVIGGYLTEVNVTSPTGVREIDRLDGTRLGNQVIQWVEQNLTNKKLK; translated from the coding sequence GTGAAACTGGCTTTTATTATTGATCCCATCCATCAGCTTGACCCATGTCATGATACTAGCGTGGCTTTGATGGAAGCAGCGCAAATTTTGGGTCATGAAATCTGGATAACTCAGTCCAATTGGCTGAGTGTAGTAGAAGGTAAAGCTTGGGCTATCTTACAACAGGTGGAATTAGACCCAATACAGTTAGTTGATGGACGTTGGATCGCAGCCAATCCTTGGTATCAGTTGAGCCAACGTTCCTTTCTATCCCTGGAAAGCATGGATGCCGTATTTATGCGGACAGATCCACCTGTTAACGATGCTTACCTATATGCTACTTACATCCTGGATTACATTGACCAAAACAAAACTTTGGTAATCAACAGTCCCAGTGGTATCCGAGCAGCAAACGAAAAAATGTATGCTCTCCAGTTTACCAACGCCATTCCAGAAACCATTGTCAGTGCCGATAAACAGTTGATTCGTCAGTTTGTCGAAGCTAAAGGGGCAACTGTTCTTAAACCATTGGGTAACAAAGCCGGGGAAGGGATTTTATTTTTACAATCAGGCGATCGCAATTTCAATTCGATTGTCGAACTCAGTACCTACCAAGGCAGATTACCAGTTATGGTACAAACCTATTTACCAGAGGCTAAAGAAGGAGATAAACGCATTATCCTCCTTAATAGCGAACCAATTGGCGCTCTCAATCGACTTTCGAGTGGGAGCGATTTTCGTAATAACATGGCAACTGGTGGTACAGTTGCTCAAACTGAGATTACCCCCAGAGAGTATGAAATCTGCACCCAATTAGCCGAAAAACTACGCCAAGACGGCTTAATTTTCGTAGGTATTGATGTGATTGGTGGCTACCTCACAGAAGTTAACGTCACTAGCCCTACAGGAGTCAGGGAAATCGACAGGCTAGATGGCACTCGCCTTGGTAATCAGGTAATTCAATGGGTTGAGCAGAATTTAACAAATAAAAAACTAAAATAA
- the grxC gene encoding glutaredoxin 3, producing the protein MAAKVEIYTWATCPFCIRAKNLLNRKGVDFIEYSIDGDEAARAKMSERANGRRSLPQIFINDRHVGGCDDIHALEAQGKLDELLIAQ; encoded by the coding sequence ATGGCAGCTAAGGTAGAGATTTACACTTGGGCAACTTGCCCCTTTTGCATCCGAGCTAAAAATTTGCTGAATCGCAAGGGTGTTGATTTTATCGAATACAGTATCGATGGTGACGAAGCAGCACGGGCTAAAATGTCTGAAAGAGCAAATGGCAGACGCTCTTTACCACAAATTTTTATCAACGATCGCCATGTTGGTGGTTGTGATGATATCCACGCTCTAGAAGCTCAAGGCAAGCTAGATGAGTTATTAATCGCTCAATAA